GAACCGCACAATGAGATCGGACATCACCGCCTCCTTCGCGGTTTGACCCTCGGGTCCATGCCTGATCGGGCACGGCATTGACCACCTCGATCTGACGATTCGCGGATTCGCTGAACACTCGCCGTCAATGGTGGTGTGCGAAGCGCCGCCTTCGGCACAGTCCGGTCCCGGTGCCTAACATCCGTGAGCGTGTCCCGACCTAGATCGGAGAGCGCTGAAACCAAGGCGTACGCAAGCAGTAACGTCAGGAAGAGCAACAAAACCCAATAAGAAACATCGTCCATAGCGGCCTCCATCGGCCAAAACTGCACGACTCCCCCTTCATCCGACGAACCCCGACCGGTCATACTCGACGGCGATCGCGTCGACCTTCAACGAACTGGAAAGTCAGGATACCTGCTCGACCGGATTTTCAACTGCGAGATGGTCCGTTAAAGCATCTTCCCGTGCTCGAAGCTTGTCGATGCCTTCATGGATAATCTCATTGGCCGCCATTCCGGCGAGCGTGATTCCGTGAAACCGAGGCGTCTTCCTTTTCCTCACGTCTCCAGCAACGATCGTCGGTCATGCAGACATCCAGTCACGCCGCACGCGATTGCTATCAACACCGCCTTGTCCTCACACACTCGAGGCAACGATGTTGGCCGCTCCTGGCCGCATCGCTCCTTCACGTGCACGTTCGATTACGACAATCGCGCACTTAAAGTATATATCACAATACGATATATATAACTGTCACTTTCCGCTCTGTTGCAGCCCTGTTCGCCACAACACTTCTGCCATAGCCATTTCGTCAGACGACGTAGTCGCATATCTCGTTTCGACCGTGAACCCTCCGTTTTCGGGGCTGCGATAGAAATCATCCGATGATGTTCCAGGCGGCCGTCCGCCCGCTGCCTGGACCATTGCCGTTTGACCGCTCCATGCACCACCCAACGCCGTCCTCGCTGGAGAAAGTGCAGACAGATGATACCGCTTGTGGTCCGTACGATCAGCGTGAGTCCCCGCCCATGATGAGTTGGAGCATATCGAGTCCTTGCTGAGTCGGAAGGTTTGCGACTTTCGGTTTCTTAGGCGTAACGGAATCGAATCTGGCTAACGGCATGTGTGTGTCCAGGCCGGATACAGATTGCAAAGATCGTCGCAATTGCCGCTGTACCTCACTTCAAGCCATGAATCATCCAGAAAAATTAACCGCTTGATAGAGCCGGCTGGAAGAGCGGCGCGGATTGCAAACCGGTTCACGAATACGCCCGGCCGCTCATCTGGCAGCACGACTTGCATCAGCAGACGGAAGCGTTGCGTCGTTCGGAAAAAACTCGTTTCCCGCGACGGTTCAGCGACTCCCAGCCAGTAGAGAAGCGCTGCTCTCGGGTCGTCAACATCCCGTGCGACAAAGCGCAAAATTGGCGCGGTCTGAAAGTGGGGAGTGATCTGCATTTCTGCGAGCCTCCTGTTACCTGTTCTGCCGATTTGCGTACATTCGGTTTCGCACGATTCCCGACGCTGCGTGTAGCGTAGACTACTCATTGCTATCCACCCAAAGTCGTCCCCGCTCGAGTTAAAGTCAAATGTGGTGTACGGGCGGCAGGCATGATCAGGCGGCCAACGGTTGCTGGGCCGGTGTGCTGTCGGTCACCGGTACGCCATCCTTGAAAGGGATTCCTTCAAGCAGCGAGGCGATCTTCTCTGGTGCGCGAATGCGTCGCCACGATTGCTCGGCCGACTCGATCAGCTTGAATGCCAGACCGAGAAAGGTCGCTCGCGAAACACAATTGCGCGTGCGCGTCGTGCGATGCCGGACGGTTGCAAACGTCGATTCAATGGGGTTTGTGGTCCGCAAGTGCTGCCAGTGCTCCCCGGGAAAATCGTAGAAGGCCAGCAACTCATTGCGATCGTTTGTGAGCTTCCCGGCGGCTTTCGGATATTTGGCCGAATAGACGTCGACGAAACGGTTGAAGGCCGCGAGCGCGTCTTCGCGCGTGGCGGCTTGCCAGATTTCCTGTAGTCCTTCCTTGGCCCGGCTGTGCTGCGATTTCGGTAATGCGTTGAGCACGTTGCCGGTCTTGTGAAACCAGCAGCGCTGGTGCCGCGTCTGCGGGAACACTTCGGCCAATGCTGCCCACAACCCCATGGCACCGTCCCCGCTTGCCAGCATCGGGCCGCCTTGCAGGCCACGCGCCTTCAGATCAAGCAACACGTCGCGCCACGCGTCCTTCGATTCGCGATAGCCGTCGGCGATCGCCACGCGCTCCTTCGTTCCGTCCGGCTTCACGCCGATGATCACCAGCAGGCACTGGCCCTCGGAATCGTCGCTGCGCAGTCCGGTATGAATGCCGTCAGCCCACCAGTAGACCCAGCGCGCGTCTGCTAGGTCGCGTCGGTTCCATAACAGGTGCTCCTCGGCCCATTGCGCCTTCAGGCGGCTGACTACGTTCGGCGAAAGCCCTTTCGCCTGCTCGCCCAGCAGCACGCTGAGCGCCTCACTCATGTTGCCGGTCGACACGCCGCGCAGGTAGAGCCACGGCAGCGCCGCCGACACCCGTGGTGACTTGCGGATGTAGGGCGGCACAATGTTCGAATTGAACTTCACGCCCGAGCCTGAGCGGTCGCGTACCTTCGGCACTTTGACTGGGACCGGACCGATCGCCGTGACGACCTCACGCTCCGGCAGATAGCCGTTGCGCACCACGGCGCGCCGGCCGTCGAGTGTCTTCACGTTCCCGTACTGTTCGAGCAATGTTGCCAATTCTGCCTCGATCGCCTGCTGGATGATCTGTCGCGCGCCTTGCTGGATCAGCTCATCAAGGCTACCAACGCTTGCTGCTGCTTTACCGTCGTTCGTTTCTTCCGTAAACTTCTTCATGGTGGTGGATTCCGGTTCGCTGGTTCGTTACTCTCGACAAGCAACATTCTCAGCTAACCGCCGCCGCCTTCTCAAATCCCCGACTCATCCCCGTACACCACTTCTGACGATAACTCTCCCCACTCTTCCGCATAGCACACCGCCTGACACGCGTCGTAGAAATAGTACAGTGCGTGAAATGCATGGATCGGATGGCCGGGGCGTTCAACGAGAAGATTGGCAGCGTAAAGGTCAGCATGCGCCCTCTCGGTGCTTGCTGTCAGGTGATAACCCTTGTACTCCGCGCGCACTGTCGGACTCGTAGAACGAATTGCTGGACGATACGCTGCCTCCGTCTCGTCAAGCAGACGTGCAAGAAAGCGAGCCATATCAACCTCGAAGAGCACGGGCAAGTATTGAGTTTGCGTTTTCATGACGTAATTGAACCAATCGTACGTTAGCCCGCCACGCAAGCTGTGTAGGCGACAAAACGCCACGCCTCGGAGCAGCGCAACTGGGCTTCAGTCAACATTGACCCACAATTGAGCGGTCACGCACGTGCGTGACCACATCGCGATTCCCTCAAGGGATCGCTACCGTTGTCTATCTGTCGTGGGGACGCCTGGGAGGCTTGGCCCGGCTTCCGCGGTCACTACCGTGTGGTAGTCAGGCGGAGCGCCGGGCAGAAAGAAGTGCGGACTTGTCCGCCGGACAAGCACGGCTCCTGGTGCGTTTTGTTATTTATTTCTGGGTTCCTGCGCACAGTCGACTTCTCCCCGGCCAGGCCGAAAAGAACGACTGGTACGAAAGAACATAGGGAAACAAAAAACACGGCTATTGGCCTCGAAAGATGGAGGACTCGAAGTGAATCCGCGAAGCTTACGGCTTCATTAAAGCCTGGTTGCCAGAATATAGCAAGCGCTCGACCGACTTCCGCCCCTTTCCTCAGGACTATCACCG
Above is a genomic segment from Paraburkholderia aromaticivorans containing:
- a CDS encoding IS256 family transposase; the encoded protein is MKKFTEETNDGKAAASVGSLDELIQQGARQIIQQAIEAELATLLEQYGNVKTLDGRRAVVRNGYLPEREVVTAIGPVPVKVPKVRDRSGSGVKFNSNIVPPYIRKSPRVSAALPWLYLRGVSTGNMSEALSVLLGEQAKGLSPNVVSRLKAQWAEEHLLWNRRDLADARWVYWWADGIHTGLRSDDSEGQCLLVIIGVKPDGTKERVAIADGYRESKDAWRDVLLDLKARGLQGGPMLASGDGAMGLWAALAEVFPQTRHQRCWFHKTGNVLNALPKSQHSRAKEGLQEIWQAATREDALAAFNRFVDVYSAKYPKAAGKLTNDRNELLAFYDFPGEHWQHLRTTNPIESTFATVRHRTTRTRNCVSRATFLGLAFKLIESAEQSWRRIRAPEKIASLLEGIPFKDGVPVTDSTPAQQPLAA